A DNA window from Mesorhizobium sp. C432A contains the following coding sequences:
- a CDS encoding tyrosine-type recombinase/integrase yields the protein MPRPAKGARLYLDPQRREWIIRDVGEVFERTGCSEPDRAGAEKRLGEYIAEKFKPVSRESHLARLSVAEVLTAYGREYAPHKKSAERSGYAIAALLPFWGSRTLADVRGETCRAYAKARGATVQAGTIRRELAALSKAINHWHKEHGPLASVPEVTMPDISPPRDRWLTRTEAAMHLAGALGFYREMWCDVSTRREHYRWRRNRFAVNRHLARFILLGLYTGSRRAAICNVQWMPNTTGGWIDTQRGVMHRRGEGVAETNKRQPPVRLGRRISAHLARWKKIDDAARDAASQEAGEPVSTHLHVVSYMGRGVASVRTAWEMAIDNAWLDPAATGQPPITPHVLRHTRATWMMFAGIDIWEAAGALGMSAKTLDKVYGHHHVDFQKNAAEV from the coding sequence ATGCCAAGACCAGCCAAAGGCGCCCGGCTCTACCTCGACCCGCAGCGCCGGGAATGGATCATCCGAGATGTCGGGGAGGTCTTCGAACGCACAGGCTGCAGCGAACCAGATCGCGCAGGAGCTGAAAAAAGGCTCGGCGAATACATCGCGGAAAAATTCAAACCAGTCTCTCGCGAAAGTCATCTCGCTCGCCTCTCGGTCGCCGAAGTCCTGACCGCCTACGGGCGCGAGTATGCGCCGCACAAGAAATCCGCCGAGCGGAGCGGGTACGCCATCGCGGCCTTACTGCCGTTTTGGGGATCGAGGACGCTGGCCGACGTGCGCGGCGAGACGTGTCGAGCCTACGCCAAAGCGCGAGGCGCGACCGTCCAGGCTGGCACGATCAGGCGAGAGCTTGCTGCACTGTCGAAGGCCATCAACCATTGGCATAAGGAACATGGGCCGCTGGCGTCCGTGCCGGAAGTGACCATGCCCGACATCTCGCCGCCGCGCGACCGCTGGCTGACCCGCACCGAGGCTGCGATGCACCTGGCCGGCGCGCTCGGCTTCTATCGGGAGATGTGGTGCGACGTGTCCACCAGGCGCGAACATTATCGGTGGCGCCGTAATCGCTTTGCCGTCAATCGCCATCTCGCCCGCTTCATTTTGTTGGGGCTCTACACAGGATCTCGGCGCGCGGCGATTTGCAACGTCCAATGGATGCCGAATACGACCGGCGGCTGGATCGACACGCAACGTGGCGTCATGCATCGGCGAGGGGAGGGAGTAGCCGAGACGAACAAGCGCCAGCCGCCGGTTCGGCTTGGCCGCCGCATCAGCGCTCATCTAGCAAGATGGAAAAAGATCGACGACGCGGCAAGAGACGCAGCTTCACAGGAAGCTGGCGAGCCAGTGTCAACCCATCTGCATGTCGTCAGCTATATGGGCAGGGGCGTAGCATCAGTGCGCACCGCTTGGGAAATGGCGATCGACAACGCCTGGCTTGATCCCGCCGCCACCGGTCAGCCTCCGATCACGCCGCACGTTCTGCGCCATACGCGCGCAACCTGGATGATGTTCGCTGGCATCGACATCTGGGAAGCGGCCGGCGCGCTCGGGATGTCGGCGAAAACGCTCGACAAAGTCTATGGCCATCACCACGTCGACTTCCAGAAGAACGCCGCCGAGGTCTAA
- a CDS encoding helix-turn-helix domain-containing protein: MMNDAHHYTESGLLNVYISGIAVEVDDDGDEIITIPAINELHHVIATGIVDHAKGMSGDELRFLRSEMGLTQAELATLVHRDKQSIGRWERNEVEIDSSIEALVRRLAIEKLELPVNAGIDELSRRSVPTTEAQPINIQKVSNDAHPYELIAA, translated from the coding sequence ATGATGAATGACGCACACCACTACACGGAGAGCGGGCTGCTCAACGTCTACATCAGCGGAATCGCTGTTGAAGTGGATGATGACGGCGACGAGATCATCACGATTCCCGCCATTAACGAACTGCATCATGTGATCGCCACAGGCATCGTTGATCATGCCAAGGGAATGAGCGGTGACGAGCTGCGTTTCCTCCGATCGGAAATGGGGCTGACCCAAGCTGAATTGGCGACGCTTGTGCATCGTGACAAGCAATCCATCGGGCGTTGGGAGCGTAATGAGGTAGAAATCGACAGCTCAATCGAGGCCTTAGTGCGTCGGCTTGCGATTGAGAAGCTCGAGCTGCCTGTGAATGCTGGGATCGATGAATTGTCCCGTCGCAGTGTCCCGACGACCGAGGCACAGCCGATCAACATTCAAAAGGTGAGCAATGACGCTCACCCATACGAGTTGATCGCTGCGTAA
- a CDS encoding alpha/beta hydrolase, which yields MTDLFHPTPGNPPPQNVAGGFFTTRDGKKIRYGLFAAVTRPLKGTVVLLPGRNECIEKYFETIRNLTDRGLGVATLDWRGQGDSDRLIADPQRGYVRSFYDYTGDLEQFFEDIVLPDCRGPYYILAHSMGAVIALLAAPSMVNRVRRMVLIAPFLTVPDSPVSAKTARRVCSVLCFLGLGRLYAAWGPRPRETLPFALNKVTSDPGRYQRNTKIYEHYPQLALGGPTIRWLQAAIKAGEAISEPDFMARIQVPLLMIAAGADQVVSTKAVEAYARRLRLGSLLMIDGSKHEILQEADVYREQLLAAFDAFIPGNDDPTA from the coding sequence ATGACGGATCTCTTCCATCCCACGCCAGGCAATCCGCCGCCGCAAAATGTCGCCGGCGGCTTTTTCACCACGCGCGACGGCAAGAAGATCCGCTACGGCCTGTTTGCCGCGGTCACTCGGCCGCTGAAAGGCACCGTCGTGCTGCTGCCCGGCCGCAACGAGTGCATCGAGAAGTATTTCGAAACCATCCGCAACCTGACCGACCGCGGCCTCGGCGTCGCCACGCTCGACTGGCGCGGCCAGGGCGATTCCGACCGGCTGATCGCCGACCCGCAACGCGGCTATGTCCGCTCCTTCTACGATTACACCGGCGACCTCGAACAGTTCTTCGAGGACATCGTGCTGCCCGACTGCCGCGGCCCGTATTACATCCTCGCCCATTCGATGGGCGCCGTGATCGCGCTGCTCGCGGCGCCGTCGATGGTCAACCGGGTGCGTCGAATGGTGCTGATTGCGCCTTTCCTGACGGTGCCCGACTCGCCCGTGTCGGCAAAAACGGCGCGCCGCGTCTGCTCGGTATTGTGCTTTCTCGGCCTCGGTCGGCTCTACGCCGCCTGGGGTCCGCGTCCCAGGGAAACCCTGCCCTTCGCCCTCAACAAGGTGACATCGGACCCCGGGCGCTATCAGCGCAACACGAAAATCTACGAGCACTATCCGCAACTGGCGCTCGGCGGGCCGACGATCCGCTGGCTGCAGGCGGCAATCAAGGCAGGCGAAGCCATCAGCGAGCCCGACTTCATGGCCAGGATCCAGGTGCCGCTGCTGATGATCGCCGCCGGCGCCGATCAGGTCGTCTCGACCAAGGCCGTGGAAGCCTACGCCAGGCGTCTGCGCCTCGGCTCGCTGCTGATGATCGATGGCTCGAAACACGAGATCCTGCAGGAGGCCGATGTCTATCGCGAGCAGTTGCTCGCCGCCTTCGACGCCTTCATACCCGGCAACGACGACCCCACAGCCTGA
- a CDS encoding N-formylglutamate amidohydrolase, with protein MAVSHHDALLFPGSFKLTTAAEDFSVVPPFEIRSGAEQRVPFVFNSPHSGRYYPDRFLAMARLDRNAIRRSEDCYVDELFGSAVVLGAPMLAANFPRAYLDVNREPWELDPRMFAEPVPSFCNIRSARVAGGLGTVPKLVGEGLDIYSGRLPLAEAVQRIEAVYKPYHETLKRLLTRTHARFGYAVLIDCHSMPASIRVGDSGLRPDFIVGDRFGISATAALTETAIGLLIGMGYTVAHNKPYAGGFITEHYGRPARHLHALQIEVNRGLYMNERTFQKSAGFDALADDMARFSADLMAMPDHHFIDLPLAAE; from the coding sequence GTGGCAGTTTCCCATCATGATGCATTGCTGTTTCCGGGTTCGTTCAAATTGACGACGGCAGCCGAAGATTTTTCGGTCGTTCCACCCTTCGAAATCCGATCGGGCGCCGAGCAGCGCGTTCCCTTCGTCTTCAACTCACCGCATAGCGGCCGCTATTATCCAGACCGCTTCCTGGCCATGGCGCGGCTCGACCGGAACGCCATCCGCCGCTCCGAGGATTGCTATGTCGACGAGCTGTTCGGCAGCGCGGTGGTGCTGGGCGCGCCGATGCTGGCGGCGAATTTTCCGCGCGCTTACCTCGACGTCAACCGCGAACCCTGGGAACTCGACCCGCGCATGTTCGCCGAGCCGGTGCCGTCCTTCTGCAACATCCGCTCGGCGCGTGTCGCCGGCGGGCTCGGCACCGTGCCCAAGCTGGTGGGCGAGGGGCTCGACATCTATTCCGGCCGTCTGCCGCTGGCGGAGGCCGTCCAGCGCATAGAGGCGGTCTACAAACCCTATCACGAGACGCTGAAGCGGCTATTGACCAGAACCCATGCCAGGTTCGGCTATGCCGTGCTGATCGACTGCCATTCGATGCCGGCGAGCATCAGGGTGGGCGACAGCGGCCTGCGGCCGGATTTCATCGTCGGCGACCGTTTCGGCATCTCGGCCACGGCGGCCCTGACCGAGACGGCGATCGGCCTGCTCATCGGCATGGGCTACACCGTCGCCCACAACAAACCCTATGCAGGCGGTTTCATCACCGAGCATTACGGCCGGCCGGCGCGCCATCTGCATGCGCTGCAGATCGAGGTCAATCGCGGCCTCTACATGAATGAGCGGACGTTCCAGAAATCGGCCGGCTTCGATGCGCTGGCCGACGATATGGCGCGCTTTTCGGCCGACCTGATGGCGATGCCCGACCACCACTTCATCGACCTGCCGCTGGCCGCCGAATGA
- the cpdR gene encoding cell cycle two-component system response regulator CpdR encodes MARILLAEDDDDMRRFLVKALERAGYHVSDFDNGASAYERLREEPFSLLLTDIVMPEMDGIELARRATEIDPDLKVMFITGFAAVALNPDSKAPKDAKVLSKPFHLRDLVNEVEKMLQAA; translated from the coding sequence ATGGCACGCATTCTGCTGGCGGAAGACGACGACGACATGCGCCGGTTCCTGGTCAAGGCACTGGAGCGGGCCGGCTACCACGTCAGCGATTTCGACAATGGCGCCAGCGCCTACGAGCGGCTGCGCGAAGAACCTTTCTCCCTGCTGCTGACCGATATCGTCATGCCGGAGATGGACGGCATCGAACTCGCCCGCCGCGCCACCGAGATCGATCCCGACCTCAAGGTGATGTTCATCACCGGTTTCGCGGCCGTCGCGCTCAACCCCGATTCCAAGGCGCCGAAAGACGCCAAGGTGCTGTCCAAGCCCTTCCACCTGCGCGATCTCGTCAACGAGGTCGAAAAAATGCTGCAGGCCGCCTGA
- a CDS encoding AraC family transcriptional regulator has protein sequence MSQFTVQTLLDTGTVRVRDVLCSGECRHKSEEECTAATHLVFPYRGVFVRHVGRNDAVAEANQLLFFNNAEGYRISHPVEGGDSCLDLVVEEAQLQELTPKEQLRSGSAVAFRRQRRRIDPRAQALVAVLRHSLSRNIAETLEAETLALTLVRRSLGERTSHAAGASAGRQKLVDRAKLVLSSDLSRRWTLAEIAAEVGVSPVYLTQVFQQVEAMPLYRYHLRLRLARALDLLGCYDNLTTLGLDLGFSSHSHFSSAFRQVYGRTPAEFQRSIKPR, from the coding sequence ATGTCGCAGTTCACGGTACAGACGCTTCTGGACACCGGCACCGTCAGGGTGAGGGATGTCCTCTGCAGCGGCGAATGCCGGCACAAGAGCGAAGAAGAGTGCACCGCTGCCACGCATCTTGTGTTTCCCTACCGCGGCGTCTTCGTGCGCCATGTCGGCCGCAACGATGCGGTCGCCGAAGCCAACCAGTTGTTGTTCTTCAACAACGCCGAAGGCTACCGGATCAGCCATCCCGTCGAGGGTGGCGATTCCTGCCTCGATCTCGTTGTCGAGGAGGCGCAACTGCAGGAGTTGACGCCGAAGGAGCAGTTGCGCTCGGGCAGCGCCGTGGCGTTTCGTCGTCAGCGCCGCCGCATCGACCCGCGGGCTCAGGCGCTGGTGGCGGTGCTGCGCCACAGCCTGAGCCGCAACATTGCCGAAACGCTGGAGGCCGAAACCCTGGCGCTGACGCTGGTGCGGCGCTCCCTCGGCGAGCGCACCTCGCATGCCGCCGGCGCCAGCGCTGGCCGGCAGAAGCTGGTCGATCGCGCCAAGCTCGTCCTGTCCTCGGATCTTTCGCGGCGCTGGACGCTGGCCGAGATCGCCGCTGAAGTCGGGGTATCACCGGTTTATCTCACGCAGGTTTTCCAGCAGGTCGAGGCGATGCCGCTCTATCGCTACCATCTGCGCCTGCGGCTGGCGCGCGCGCTCGACCTGCTTGGCTGCTACGACAATCTGACCACGCTCGGCCTGGACCTCGGCTTCTCCAGCCACAGCCATTTCAGCTCAGCGTTCAGGCAGGTCTACGGGCGAACGCCGGCGGAATTCCAGCGCTCGATCAAGCCGCGCTGA
- the hisN gene encoding histidinol-phosphatase — MDISIDFMRRIAQAAAAETLPRFRVQGAVANKEKGSFDPVTEADREAERAIRALISAEYPDHGILGEEHGSENISSRHVWVIDPIDGTRAFISGLPVWGTLVGLTVDDDAVAGMMAQPFTGELFYANASGSHYEGPGGPRKLSTRKRTKLDEATLFTTTPALFKGEARTRYDAFEKQIQLARYGADCYAFAMIASGSVDIVADPGLKPYDIVALIPIIEKAGGVVTTFEGGPAEKGGDILAAATPELHAAAMAALRG, encoded by the coding sequence GTGGACATCAGCATCGATTTCATGCGCCGGATCGCGCAAGCGGCGGCGGCTGAAACCTTGCCGCGTTTCCGCGTACAGGGCGCGGTGGCCAACAAGGAAAAAGGCAGTTTCGACCCGGTCACCGAGGCCGACCGCGAGGCCGAGCGCGCCATCCGGGCGCTGATCTCGGCTGAGTATCCCGATCACGGTATCCTCGGCGAAGAACATGGCAGCGAAAACATCTCCTCAAGGCATGTCTGGGTGATCGATCCGATCGATGGCACCCGCGCCTTCATCTCAGGCTTGCCGGTGTGGGGAACGCTGGTCGGATTGACGGTCGACGATGACGCCGTCGCCGGCATGATGGCGCAGCCCTTCACCGGCGAGCTGTTCTACGCCAACGCTTCCGGCTCCCACTACGAAGGCCCCGGCGGGCCGCGGAAGCTGTCGACCCGCAAGAGGACGAAGCTTGACGAGGCGACCTTGTTCACCACCACGCCGGCGCTTTTCAAGGGCGAGGCGCGCACCCGCTACGACGCGTTCGAGAAACAGATCCAGCTCGCCCGCTACGGCGCCGATTGCTACGCCTTTGCCATGATTGCCTCGGGCAGCGTCGACATCGTCGCCGATCCCGGATTGAAACCCTACGACATCGTGGCGCTGATCCCGATCATCGAAAAGGCCGGCGGCGTCGTCACCACATTCGAGGGCGGTCCGGCGGAAAAGGGCGGCGACATCCTGGCCGCCGCAACGCCGGAGCTTCACGCGGCTGCAATGGCAGCCCTGCGGGGCTGA
- a CDS encoding Hsp20 family protein, which produces MRHVDFSPLYRSTVGFDRLFTMLDSLAQPDGAQTYPPYNIERTGEDAYRISMAVAGFSDEEISIEAHRNVLTVKGERKEEGNGEGSELLYRGIASRSFERRFQLADHVEVVGATLKNGLLFVDLKRNIPEELKPRKIAITASSANAKQIEAKNAA; this is translated from the coding sequence ATGCGTCACGTTGATTTTTCCCCGCTCTATCGCTCGACCGTCGGCTTCGACCGCCTGTTCACCATGCTCGACTCGCTGGCCCAGCCCGATGGCGCGCAGACCTATCCGCCCTACAACATCGAGCGCACCGGCGAGGACGCCTATCGCATCTCGATGGCGGTTGCCGGCTTCTCGGACGAAGAGATTTCGATCGAAGCCCACCGCAACGTGCTGACCGTCAAGGGTGAGCGCAAGGAAGAGGGCAATGGCGAAGGCTCCGAGCTGCTCTACCGCGGCATTGCCTCGCGTTCGTTCGAGCGCCGCTTCCAGCTTGCCGACCATGTCGAGGTCGTCGGCGCCACCCTGAAGAACGGCCTGCTTTTCGTCGACCTTAAGCGCAACATCCCCGAGGAGCTGAAGCCGCGCAAGATCGCGATTACCGCCTCTTCGGCCAACGCCAAGCAGATCGAGGCCAAGAACGCCGCGTGA
- a CDS encoding sulfite exporter TauE/SafE family protein, which produces MSDLSADFSLALTATIAVTFLLAGIVKGVTGMGLPTLAMGLLGTIMPPVAAASLLIVPSFVTNIWQLFAGPSFGWILRRLWLMMVGIVAGTLAGSWLLASDNVKWTTAGLGAALIVYAVYTLLARQLTVPASAERWSSPIVGFLTGIVTGGTGVFVVPAVPYIQALGLSRDDLIQALGLSFTVSTIALAAGLASHGAFQVGHVAMSSLAVAPALLGMWLGQLLRQRISPATFRRWFLVFLILLGLELLARPFLA; this is translated from the coding sequence ATGTCTGATCTTTCGGCTGATTTTTCCCTGGCCCTAACGGCAACCATTGCGGTGACCTTCCTGCTGGCCGGCATCGTCAAGGGCGTTACCGGTATGGGACTGCCGACGTTGGCGATGGGGCTGCTGGGCACAATCATGCCGCCGGTCGCCGCGGCTTCGCTGCTGATCGTGCCGTCCTTCGTCACCAATATCTGGCAGCTGTTTGCCGGCCCGAGCTTCGGATGGATCCTCAGGCGGCTGTGGCTGATGATGGTCGGCATCGTCGCCGGCACGCTGGCCGGCTCATGGCTGCTGGCCAGCGACAATGTCAAATGGACGACGGCCGGCCTCGGGGCGGCGCTGATCGTCTATGCCGTCTATACGCTGCTGGCGCGGCAGTTGACGGTTCCCGCGTCAGCCGAGCGCTGGTCGTCGCCCATCGTCGGTTTCCTTACCGGCATCGTCACCGGCGGCACCGGCGTGTTCGTCGTGCCCGCTGTACCTTACATTCAGGCGCTGGGCTTGAGCCGTGACGATCTGATCCAGGCGCTCGGCCTGTCCTTCACCGTGTCGACGATCGCGCTCGCTGCCGGCCTTGCCTCGCACGGCGCGTTCCAGGTCGGGCATGTCGCCATGTCGTCGCTGGCGGTTGCGCCGGCCTTGCTCGGCATGTGGCTCGGACAGTTGCTCCGGCAGCGGATCAGCCCGGCGACCTTCCGGCGCTGGTTTCTTGTTTTCCTGATCTTGCTTGGCCTCGAGCTTTTGGCGCGGCCTTTCCTTGCTTAG
- a CDS encoding MBL fold metallo-hydrolase: protein MTKPPLGSTMRLVRPAPNVLGFYDGRVDGVRAWSDEPNWLDDGAYALGICTYAIVDGSQALVYDTHISLPHARFIRQTLEDMGATSIRVVLSHWHDDHIAGNEVFQDCEIIANTLTASALANNRAEIESSVPPIKPLVLPNRTFAGSLDLAVGSIAVELRQVEIHSHDGTVLFMPETGLLLAGDTLEDPITYVSEADRLAQHLVDLERMSGWPIDRILPNHGSLEAIERGGYDKGLIAATQAYVQKLLRCRREPDLAKQDLKTFGADIFATGAVEYFALYEPVHRQNIEAVLATGTGR, encoded by the coding sequence ATGACAAAGCCACCTCTCGGCTCAACCATGCGGCTGGTTCGCCCGGCGCCAAACGTGCTCGGCTTCTACGATGGCCGCGTTGACGGCGTTCGCGCCTGGTCGGACGAGCCGAACTGGCTGGACGACGGCGCCTATGCCCTCGGCATCTGCACCTATGCGATCGTCGATGGTTCGCAGGCGCTTGTCTACGACACGCATATTTCGCTGCCTCACGCGCGCTTCATCAGGCAGACGCTCGAAGACATGGGCGCAACATCGATCCGGGTCGTGCTCAGCCACTGGCATGACGATCATATTGCCGGCAATGAGGTGTTTCAGGATTGCGAGATTATCGCCAACACGCTCACCGCCTCGGCGCTCGCGAACAACCGGGCTGAGATCGAAAGCAGTGTTCCACCGATCAAGCCTCTCGTGCTGCCGAACAGGACCTTCGCAGGCAGTCTTGACCTCGCCGTTGGATCGATCGCCGTCGAACTGCGTCAGGTCGAAATCCACAGCCATGACGGCACGGTGCTGTTCATGCCCGAAACCGGCCTGCTCCTGGCGGGCGACACGCTCGAGGATCCGATCACCTATGTCAGCGAGGCGGATCGGCTGGCGCAACATCTGGTCGATCTCGAACGCATGAGCGGGTGGCCGATAGACCGCATCTTGCCCAATCACGGCTCGCTCGAAGCGATTGAGCGAGGCGGCTACGACAAAGGCCTCATCGCCGCCACGCAAGCCTACGTTCAAAAACTGCTTCGCTGCCGGCGTGAGCCTGATCTTGCGAAGCAGGATCTGAAAACCTTCGGCGCCGACATATTCGCCACGGGCGCGGTCGAGTACTTCGCGCTGTACGAGCCCGTCCACCGGCAAAACATCGAGGCCGTTCTCGCAACCGGCACCGGTCGCTAA
- a CDS encoding DUF1127 domain-containing protein: MRPDHAAQCLAHQPTTQTATFRRSLRTQGIAAANWIGRQLERRRSRLALLEMTDEQLKDIGLSRSDAHCEYMRRLWD; encoded by the coding sequence ATGCGCCCCGATCATGCAGCGCAATGCCTCGCACATCAGCCGACAACTCAAACCGCGACGTTCCGGCGGTCCTTGCGGACACAAGGCATCGCGGCGGCCAACTGGATCGGCCGTCAACTGGAAAGGCGCCGAAGCCGCCTTGCCTTGCTCGAAATGACCGACGAACAGCTCAAGGACATCGGCCTGTCGCGCAGCGACGCTCACTGCGAATACATGCGCCGTTTGTGGGACTGA
- a CDS encoding DUF4258 domain-containing protein: MTSTQPWDAGRATIEIRAIAKNPKLNLSYKLHARDRLSERGLIVSDVLHALKYGNVYQAPIPATRAGHFRYRIECKTPNGGSRSIGVVLIPAKTGSLIKVISVMWIDEFERIAGSIIGVQDDE; encoded by the coding sequence GTGACGAGTACGCAACCTTGGGATGCTGGCCGTGCGACGATCGAAATTAGGGCTATCGCCAAAAACCCGAAGCTGAACCTTTCGTACAAGCTTCATGCGCGAGACCGGCTTTCTGAACGTGGCTTGATCGTGTCGGATGTGCTGCATGCCCTCAAATATGGCAATGTCTATCAAGCTCCGATCCCTGCAACGAGAGCGGGACATTTTCGTTATAGGATCGAATGCAAGACGCCAAACGGTGGAAGCCGGTCGATTGGGGTTGTTTTAATCCCCGCGAAGACCGGGAGCCTCATAAAAGTTATATCGGTCATGTGGATCGATGAGTTCGAGCGGATTGCCGGCTCGATAATTGGAGTTCAAGATGATGAATGA